Genomic window (Gemmatimonadota bacterium):
GGACGAGACCTCGACTGGCCAGGCCTACATGAACGAGTTCGACATCCGCCGGTACGACGTGCAGCGGGTGCGACGGTCGATGTCCGGAAGCTTCGACTACCGCGTGGGCGATGCCAGCACGATCACCCTGCGTTCGATCTACAATGCCCGTGACGACTGGGAGAACCGCTTCCGCGCGCGCTTTATCATGGGTGCCCCGAATGCCCAGGGGATCCAGACGACGGAGATCCGCCGACAGACGAAAGGTGGTGGTCCCGACGACCGGCTCAAGGAAGCCCGCCTCGAAGACCAACGCATGTGGAGCCACCAGCTGGGCGGTGAGCACCTCTTGGCACAGCGCTATACGTTGAGCTGGTCTGGGTCCCTCTCCCGGGCGTCCGAGACCCGTCCGGATGAGCGGTACATCGACTGGCGCGCGCGCAATGTCACCATCCAGCCGAACTACAGCGACGAGCAGAACCCGACGTTCACGGCGACCAATCCGGCGCAGGTCACGGACGACCGCTTCACGTTCCGGCGGATCGAGCAGGCCGAGAGCTTCACCAAGGACGAGGACCGCAATGCCCGGGTGGACCTGACCCTGCCGTTCCGTGAGGGGGCGAAGTCCTCGCGCGCCAAGCTCGGCTTCCGCTATCGCGGCAAGGAGAAGCTGCGCGACAACAGCTACAACTTTGCGGTGCCGACGACCGCCCTCACCAACATGGCCGCACTGGGCGCTCGCAACTACGACGTCGACAAGAACCTCGCGGGGCCCTACCGGTATGGGAGCTTCACCGCGCCAGGGACCCTCGCAGGGCTGAATCTCTTCAACAGCACGCAGTTCCGATTGGACGACCAGCCTGGGGAGTATGCCGCCGGCAATTTCGACGCCGACGAGTCCATCCTGGGCGGGTATGCCATGCTGGAACAACAGCTGACCCCGAAACTGTCCTTCATTGCCGGGCTTCGCATCGAGCAGACGGACGTCGAGTACCGTGGGTTCGAGTACAACGTCGACAACGACAACGTCACGGCAACCCAGGGCTCCCAGGACTACGGGAACCTCCTGCCGTCGGTGAACCTCCGGTGGGAAGCGCCGAACAACACGGTGTTCCGTGCTGCGGTGACGCGGTCGATTGCCCGGCCGAACTACTTCGACCTGGTGCCGTATCGCGAGATCAGCCTCGACGACAACGAGTTGGCCACCGGTAATCCGAACCTCAAGCCGACACTTGCCACCAACTTCGACCTGATGGGCGAACGGTACTTCGCCTCCGTTGGCCTCGTGTCTGCTGGCGTGTTCCACAAGCGCATCACGGACTTCATCTTCAACTACACGCAGTTCCAGGCGGTTGACCCGGTCACGGGTGGCACCTTCTCCCAGATCTCGCAGCCACGAAACGGGGCCGAGGCGACGCTGACCGGCGTTGAGCTTGCGCTGCAGCGCCAACTCGACTTCCTGCCTGGTGTGTTGCGCTACCTGGGGGTTTACACGAACTACACGTACAACAAGTCCGAGGCCACCGGGGTGAATGTGACCGGGCGCGAGAACGACAAGCTCCCACTCCTTGGCACACCGGAACACTCGGGCAACCTCTCGGTGTCGTTCGATGCGCCGCGGGTGAACTTCCGCGCGGCGTTCAATTACCAGAGTGAGTCGCTCGATCCCGGCGAAGGCGGATACAACGACGACGCCTTCTTCGACCGCTGGGCGGATCGGCGGACGGATATCGACGTCAACGGTTCGATCCAGCTCACGTCGAGCGCGCGGTGGTTCCTCGAGGTGAACAACCTGAACAACCGCCCGCTCCGCTACTACCAGGGCGTGCGGGGGCGCCTGATGCAGGACGAGTTCTACGGCCGCCGCATCCAGTCTGGGTTCAAGTTCGACTTCTGATCGACTCGCGGCTTTGACGGCCGTGGTACCGGGGGGTAGGATCAGGGCGTATCGCCCGGCTCCTGCCCCCCGTTTCCGGTACCGACATGTCCCGATCCGCTGTCGTTCTCGCCCTTGCCCTAGCCACACACGGCCTTGCGGCCGGCGCCCAGGGCCCGCGTATTGCCCCTGAGGTGTACAAAGGGCTCCACTGGCGGACCATCGGCCCCGAGGGCAACCGATTCTCTGCTGCGGCCGGCGTCCCCGGCGACCCGATGACCTACTACGTCGGATCGGCCTCCGGTGGGATCTGGAAGACCGTCGATGCCGGGGTGAACTGGAAGTCGATCTTTGACGGACATCCCGTGCAGTCGATCGGCGCCCTCGCCATCGCCAAGTCGGACCCCAACGTCATTTACGCGGGCACCGGGGAAGCACACATCCGGTCGCACATCTCGCTGGGCATGGGGATGTACAAGTCGACGGATGCTGGCCAGACCTGGACGCAGGTTGGCCTCGAAAAGACCGGGCGCATCGCGCGCATCGCCATCCATCCACAAGACCCTGATGTCGCGCTCGCCTGCGCGCTGGGGCACTCCTACGGTCCGCAACCCGAGCGTGGGGTATTTCGCACGACGGACGGTGGCGCCAACTGGACGCGCGTGTTGCACGTGGACGAGAACACCGGGTGCTCCGACCTTGCGATGGACCCACGGAATCCGCGCATCCTCTTTGCCGGGATGTGGCAGTTCGAGATCAAGACCTGGGGACGTCGCAGTGGCGGGCCAGGGAGCGGGTTGTTCACGTCACGCGACGGTGGGACGACTTGGACGCGCATCGTCGGGCGCGGCCTCCCGACCAAGCCCACCGGCAAGCACGCGCTGGCCATCTCGCCGTCCAACCCGGATCGCGTGTACGCGCTGATCGAGACGGGGGATGGTGTGCCGTGGGAAGGGCAGGAAACCGAGAGCGGGCAACTCTGGCGAACCGAGGACGGTGGGGCGAATTGGGTGCTCATCTCGCGTGACCGCAACGCCATGGGACGCGCCCACTACTACTCGCGCGTGGTGGTGAACCCCTCGGATGAAGACGAGGCGTATTTCCTGACCGCGTCCTTCTCCAAGACCATCGACGGCGGGCGCGCCATCAACGTGCTGCAACGTGGCGAGGCGCCAGGCGGTGACCACCACGACATGTGGATCGATCCGGGCAACGGCAACCGGATGATCGTTGCGCACGACCAGGGGCTGTCGATCTCGCAGAACCGCGGCAAGACCTGGTTCCGGCAGCGCCTGCTCAACGCGCAGATGTACCACGTGACGGTGGACAACGAGATTCCATACAACGTGCTCGGCAACAAGCAGGACGAGCCGTCGTATCGCGGACCGTCCAACAGTCGCGTCCAGGGCTTCGGGGGCGATGGCGGCATCCCGCGCGGGATGTGGCACTCGGTCGGTGGGGGCGAGAGCGGCTGGGCCACGCCGGACCCGGTCGACTCGAAGATTGTCTGGTCGACCGCCTCGGGGTCGGGGATGGTCGGCGGGATCGTCGTGCGGTTCGAGGAGGAGCGTCGCCAGTTCCGCAACGTCGAGATCTGGCCGCAGCAGCTCAATGGTCCGCCGGCCGACCACAAGTTCCGCTTTGTGTGGGACTCGCCGCTGCAGATCTCCCCGCATGACCGGAACACGCTCTATGTGGGGAGCCAGCACGTACACCGCACGACCAATGGCGGCCAGAGCTGGGAAGTGATCTCGCCGGATCTCACCCTCAACGACAAGAGCCGCCAGGGCAGTTCCGGCGGGCTCACCCCGGACAACATCGGCGTGGAGTACACCGGCGTGGTGTATGGGATCGCCGAGTCGCCGATCGAGAGGGGGTTGATCTGGGTAGGGACGAATGACGGATTGGTGCAGCTCACCCGCGACAATGGGAAAACCTGGACCAACGTGACGGCGAACCTCCCCGGGTTGCTCCCGTGGGGATCGATCCGCTCGATCGCGCCGTCGAAGTACAACGCCGGCACCGCGTACCTCACGGTGGACTACCACCAAGTGAACAACCGCGATCCGTTCATCTACAAGACCACCGACTACGGGCGCACCTGGCGTAAGATCGTGAACGGGATCCCGGTCAGTCCGTTGAGCTATGTGCGGGTGATTGCCGAGGATCCCGTGCGTCGCGGGCTGCTCTTTGCGGGGGCGGAGAATGCGATCTACGTGAGCTTTGACGACGGCGAGAACTGGCAGCCGCTGCAGAACGACCTTCCGGCGGCGCCGGTGTCGGGGATCGTAATCCAGCCGCACTTCAGCGACCTGGTGATCTCGACATATGGCCGCGGCTTCTGGATCATGGACGACATCACGGCGTTGCGGCAGCTGACGCCTGATGTGCTGGCGAGGGACGTGCACCTGTTCACGCAACGGTTCGCCTATCGGTTCCGCCCGATTACCGCGCCGTCGACGACCTACGACGATCCTACCACGGGCGAGAACCCGCGCTACGGCGCCGGGATCAACTACTACCTCAAGCAGCCGGTGCAGGGGCGTGTGACCCTCACGGTGGCGAACGCGCAGGGACAGGTGGTGCGTACCCTGACGGGGACCAACACGGCCGGCGTGAATCGCGTGTACTGGGACCTGCGCTACGAACCAACCACGGAAGTGCGGCTGCGCACGTCGCCGATATACGCGGCGCACATCATAGCGCCGGCCGAGGGTCGTGTGGCGCCAGGCACGGGCCGCCTGAGCATTCTGGCTCCTCCGGGCACGTACACGGTGACGCTCAATGCAGGGGGACAGACGCAGTCGCAGACCGTTGAGGTGCGCAAGGACCCGAACAGTGGTGGGACCGAGGGCGATATCACCGCACAAGTGGCGATGCTCACCCAGATCGCGCGCGACATGAATGACGGCGCCGATGCCGTGCACCGGATCGAGTCCATGCGGGTGCAGCTCGACGGGCTCGGGCGCGCGGTCGAGGACGCACAAGTTCGCCGGACGGCCACCGAGCTGGGGCAGAAGCTCCTTGATCTGGAGATGAACCTCGTCGACCTGCGGCAAACCGGTACCGGCCAGGACGGCGTG
Coding sequences:
- a CDS encoding sialidase — encoded protein: MSRSAVVLALALATHGLAAGAQGPRIAPEVYKGLHWRTIGPEGNRFSAAAGVPGDPMTYYVGSASGGIWKTVDAGVNWKSIFDGHPVQSIGALAIAKSDPNVIYAGTGEAHIRSHISLGMGMYKSTDAGQTWTQVGLEKTGRIARIAIHPQDPDVALACALGHSYGPQPERGVFRTTDGGANWTRVLHVDENTGCSDLAMDPRNPRILFAGMWQFEIKTWGRRSGGPGSGLFTSRDGGTTWTRIVGRGLPTKPTGKHALAISPSNPDRVYALIETGDGVPWEGQETESGQLWRTEDGGANWVLISRDRNAMGRAHYYSRVVVNPSDEDEAYFLTASFSKTIDGGRAINVLQRGEAPGGDHHDMWIDPGNGNRMIVAHDQGLSISQNRGKTWFRQRLLNAQMYHVTVDNEIPYNVLGNKQDEPSYRGPSNSRVQGFGGDGGIPRGMWHSVGGGESGWATPDPVDSKIVWSTASGSGMVGGIVVRFEEERRQFRNVEIWPQQLNGPPADHKFRFVWDSPLQISPHDRNTLYVGSQHVHRTTNGGQSWEVISPDLTLNDKSRQGSSGGLTPDNIGVEYTGVVYGIAESPIERGLIWVGTNDGLVQLTRDNGKTWTNVTANLPGLLPWGSIRSIAPSKYNAGTAYLTVDYHQVNNRDPFIYKTTDYGRTWRKIVNGIPVSPLSYVRVIAEDPVRRGLLFAGAENAIYVSFDDGENWQPLQNDLPAAPVSGIVIQPHFSDLVISTYGRGFWIMDDITALRQLTPDVLARDVHLFTQRFAYRFRPITAPSTTYDDPTTGENPRYGAGINYYLKQPVQGRVTLTVANAQGQVVRTLTGTNTAGVNRVYWDLRYEPTTEVRLRTSPIYAAHIIAPAEGRVAPGTGRLSILAPPGTYTVTLNAGGQTQSQTVEVRKDPNSGGTEGDITAQVAMLTQIARDMNDGADAVHRIESMRVQLDGLGRAVEDAQVRRTATELGQKLLDLEMNLVDLRQTGTGQDGVRFGSKLLSKLNYLTGGVSASDFKPTDQATEVRTILNTQLRDHLNALDLLISRDLQAFNDLLKSRNIPNIVVRPRSGVS
- a CDS encoding TonB-dependent receptor, whose amino-acid sequence is MQRIVVLGLLAGLWGAPTTLRAQGVITGSVVEDATGLPITGAVIRIEALSRGAVSDRSGRFTIPSVPTGTHTLTTRYLGFLPLTEAVRVQDGQATAVSLRLKPTLNTLGAVTVVATRTGQAAALSQQQAAANVTNVVAADQIGRFPDANIGDALKRIPGITVALDQGEARFGSIRGTEPRFNSVMINGERVPSAEAETRSVQLDLVPADMVQALEVNKTLTPDMDADAIGGSVNVVTRAAPANRRLSATAGSGYNFIREKPVVLGNVVGGQRFLSDRLGVIASASYYDQRYGSDNKEGTWDETSTGQAYMNEFDIRRYDVQRVRRSMSGSFDYRVGDASTITLRSIYNARDDWENRFRARFIMGAPNAQGIQTTEIRRQTKGGGPDDRLKEARLEDQRMWSHQLGGEHLLAQRYTLSWSGSLSRASETRPDERYIDWRARNVTIQPNYSDEQNPTFTATNPAQVTDDRFTFRRIEQAESFTKDEDRNARVDLTLPFREGAKSSRAKLGFRYRGKEKLRDNSYNFAVPTTALTNMAALGARNYDVDKNLAGPYRYGSFTAPGTLAGLNLFNSTQFRLDDQPGEYAAGNFDADESILGGYAMLEQQLTPKLSFIAGLRIEQTDVEYRGFEYNVDNDNVTATQGSQDYGNLLPSVNLRWEAPNNTVFRAAVTRSIARPNYFDLVPYREISLDDNELATGNPNLKPTLATNFDLMGERYFASVGLVSAGVFHKRITDFIFNYTQFQAVDPVTGGTFSQISQPRNGAEATLTGVELALQRQLDFLPGVLRYLGVYTNYTYNKSEATGVNVTGRENDKLPLLGTPEHSGNLSVSFDAPRVNFRAAFNYQSESLDPGEGGYNDDAFFDRWADRRTDIDVNGSIQLTSSARWFLEVNNLNNRPLRYYQGVRGRLMQDEFYGRRIQSGFKFDF